In Scomber scombrus chromosome 17, fScoSco1.1, whole genome shotgun sequence, the following proteins share a genomic window:
- the LOC133997498 gene encoding terminal nucleotidyltransferase 5A-like yields MEENVVSAVADSCSDGESINLSVLNWEQVQRLDAILTGSIPIHGRWSFPTLEVKPRDIVKVVRSRMEEKRIHVREVRLNGSAASYVLHEDSGLGWKDLDLIFCADLKGEMEFQIVKDIVLDSLLDFLPEGVNKEKITPVTLKEAYVQKMVKVCNDSDRWSLISLSNNRGKNVELKFVDSLRRQFEFSVDSFQIRLDSLLLFYECSEHPMAATFHPTILGESVYGDFPTALDHLRKRLICTRSPEEIRGGGLLKYCHLLVRGFRAASDAEMKLLQRYMCSRFFIDFPDVSEQRRKLESYLQNHFVDLEDRKYDYLATLYDVVQESTVCLMGHERRQTLNLISSLALRVMAEQNAIPNAANVTCFYQPAPYVSNGNFSNYYVAQVQPVYSCPPSPHQQYLHHSQHPMYATWLPCN; encoded by the exons ATGGAGGAGAATGTGGTGTCTGCAGTGGCCGACAGCTGCTCGGACGGGGAGAGCATCAACCTCAGCGTGCTCAACTGGGAGCAAGTGCAGCGGCTGGACGCCATCCTCACCGGCTCCATCCCCATCCACGGCCGGTGGAGCTTCCCCACTCTGGAGGTGAAGCCACGGGATATCGTCAAGGTGGTCCGGAGCCGCATGGAGGAGAAGCGGATACATGTCCGGGAGGTGCGACTGAACGGCTCTGCTGCCAGCTACGTTCTTCATGAGGACAGCGGTCTGGGGTGGAAAGATCTAGACCTAATATTCTGCGCCGATCTGAAAGGAGAAATGGAGTTTCAGATAGTGAAAGATATAGTTTTGGACTCTCTTCTAGACTTCTTGCCGGAGGGAGTGAACAAAGAAAAGATCACACCAGTGACCTTAAAG gaGGCCTATGTGCAAAAGATGGTGAAGGTTTGCAATGACTCAGACCGCTGGAGTCTCATCTCGCTTTCCAACAACCGTGGAAAGAACGTGGAGCTCAAGTTTGTGGACTCTCTTCGACGGCAGTTTGAGTTCAGCGTGGACTCCTTCCAGATTCGCTTGGATTCACTTCTACTCTTCTATGAGTGCTCTGAGCACCCAATGGCTGCCACTTTCCACCCTACAATCCTTGGGGAGAGTGTCTACGGTGATTTCCCCACCGCCCTTGATCACCTGCGCAAGCGCCTCATTTGCACAAGGAGCCCCGAGGAGATCCGAGGCGGGGGCTTGTTGAAgtactgccacctgctggtgcGGGGTTTCCGCGCAGCCTCTGATGCTGAGATGAAACTGCTGCAGCGCTACATGTGTTCACGCTTCTTCATAGACTTCCCTGATGTAAGCGAGCAGAGGAGAAAGCTAGAGTCCTACTTGCAGAACCACTTTGTGGACCTGGAGGACAGAAAGTACGACTATCTGGCCACATTGTACGATGTGGTGCAGGAGAGCACGGTGTGCCTGATGGGTCACGAGAGGCGCCAGACGCTCAACCTCATCTCGTCGCTAGCATTGCGAGTCATGGCTGAGCAGAACGCCATCCCCAATGCTGCCAATGTCACCTGCTTCTACCAACCGGCTCCTTATGTCTCAAATGGCAACTTCAGCAACTATTACGTAGCGCAGGTTCAGCCTGTCTACTCCTGTCCTCCCTCGCCTCATCAGCAGTACCTTCATCATTCACAACATCCCATGTATGCCACCTGGTTGCCCTGTAACTAA
- the LOC133998059 gene encoding C3a anaphylatoxin chemotactic receptor-like, with product MEQLNCTNNTSNSSSTASSVSWNSSHLVPAVILSICFVLGVPGNLAVIIRKPNFHHMSSLSQSLMLNLAISDLLCLLTLPFWIYPLLYNWTLGLVTCKVLAYVLYCSMYGSMLTITVLSVQRCLQVVYQQKCLDQVGKKRILVLLWLVVMTLYSPVFLVRELTKDQRCKTSCRPKYSSQAQWMVVLLTESLMGFGSFSVVTFSYICLHRKVNQAAFFNNPQTTRLVASIIVAFFVLWIPYHTINVMAALAFSLNNEGLLKLCKDSWNIVGALTAVNSCLNPILYTFTSQNMRIMCSGQNSEN from the coding sequence ATGGAACAACTCAACTGTACTAACAACACTTCCAACAGCTCCTCCACTGCTTCTTCTGTCTCCTGGAATTCTAGCCATCTGGTCCCTGCAGTGATACTGAGCATCTGCTTCGTGCTGGGAGTCCCTGGAAACCTTGCTGTGATCATCCGCAAACCAAACTTCCATCACATGTCCAGCCTGAGCCAGAGTCTGATGCTGAATTTGGCCATTTCAGACCTGCTCTGCCTGCTCACCTTGCCCTTCTGGATTTATCCTTTACTGTACAACTGGACCCTCGGGCTGGTGACCTGCAAGGTCCTTGCGTATGTGTTATACTGCAGCATGTATGGTAGCATGCTGACAATCACAGTGCTTAGTGTCCAGCGCTGCCTGCAAGTGGTGTACCAGCAGAAGTGTCTGGATCAGGTGGGAAAGAAGAGGATTCTGGTTCTACTGTGGCTAGTTGTGATGACCCTGTACAGCCCTGTTTTTCTGGTTCGTGAGTTGACCAAAGACCAACGCTGTAAGACTAGCTGCCGACCTAAGTACTCTTCCCAGGCCCAGTGGATGGTTGTGCTGCTGACAGAGTCCTTAATGGGATTTGGTTCTTTTTCAGTTGTGACATTTTCATACATCTGCCTCCACAGAAAGGTGAACCAGGCAGCTTTCTTCAACAATCCACAGACGACCCGACTGGTTGCCAGTATCATTGTGGCCTTTTTTGTCCTGTGGATTCCGTATCATACGATAAATGTGATGGCTGCGTTGGCTTTTTCACTCAATAACGAAGGCCTGTTGAAGTTATGTAAGGACAGCTGGAACATTGTTGGGGCACTAACTGCTGTGAATAGCTGCCTGAATCCAATCCTTTATACGTTTACTTCGCAAAACATGCGCATAATGTGTTCAGGCCAAAActctgaaaactga
- the LOC133997599 gene encoding serine protease 23-like, whose translation MGFKHLLCLLLCAAALTVSRVFGEDESDEAYRWSRQSLPMLLDTHTKLLSKPLFRGQKEDEERGGSKTLCGIECQSGLLPIDQAEQERILGYETMYENGTHTHTEITLLGFNKTSTPMTAHAPSHSRRKRQIYGPDGRFVISDSQFSTNYPFSAAVRISTGCSGVLVSPKHVLTAAHCIHDGMDYLESARRIRVGVLQIKTKRRRLGRRRGWRKRFGRKGEGEAGEEHNSIDGDVMRRGKRGRKHRERNEDSKVAADDGNTDRSKRGRRKQKRAGLNRTRRSTEPKKRTVFRWSPVKQTHIPQGWIHSMSSNNSVASDYDYALLELKRPVKKKHMELGVAPSVIPLARIHFSGYDADKSLLDGRGDEKVVYRFCSVAKKSDDLMYQHCDAQQGATGAGVYIRLRQKAEDAGREGKWQRRVIGVYSGHQWVEVEGGEQRDFNVAVRITPPKYAQICHWIHGDPRHCKEI comes from the coding sequence ATGGGCTTCAAACACCTCCTGTGTTTGCTGCTCTGTGCAGCTGCCCTGACAGTGTCAAGAGTTTTTGGTGAAGATGAGAGCGATGAAGCATACAGGTGGAGCAGACAGAGCCTCCCAATGCTTCTGGACACGCACACCAAGCTTTTAAGCAAACCCTTGTTCAGAGGGCAGAaggaagatgaggagagaggagggagtaaGACCCTTTGTGGGATAGAGTGTCAAAGTGGCCTTCTTCCTATAGACCAGGCTGAGCAAGAGAGGATTCTGGGATATGAGACCATGTATGAgaatggcacacacacacatacagaaatcACTTTGCTTGGCTTCAACAAGACGTCTACACCCATGACTGCCCATGCCCCCTCACATTCTCGCAGGAAACGGCAAATTTATGGACCAGACGGCCGCTTTGTGATCTCTGACTCGCAGTTCAGTACCAATTACCCCTTCTCCGCTGCAGTCCGCATCTCCACAGGATGCTCTGGGGTTCTTGTATCCCCGAAACATGTGCTAACAGCAGCTCACTGTATCCATGATGGCATGGACTACCTGGAGAGTGCCAGAAGGATCAGAGTAGGAGTGCTGCAGATCAAGACCAAAAGAAGAAGACTGGGTAGGAGGAGAGGATGGCGGAAGAGGTttgggaggaaaggagaaggggAGGCAGGTGAAGAGCACAATAGTATAGATGGAGATGTAATGAGAAGGGGAAAGAGAGGTAGGAAgcacagagaaagaaatgaagacagTAAGGTGGCAGCTGATGATGGAAATACAGATAgatcaaaaagaggaagaaggaagcaaaaaAGGGCTGGTCTCAACCGCACACGACGCAGTACTGAACCCAAGAAGCGGACTGTCTTTCGTTGGTCACCAGTCAAACAAACGCACATCCCTCAAGGATGGATCCACTCCATGAGCTCCAACAACTCTGTGGCCTCCGACTATGATTATGCTCTTTTGGAGCTGAAACGACCCGTCAAGAAAAAGCACATGGAGCTAGGAGTGGCGCCCTCTGTGATCCCCCTGGCCCGGATCCATTTTTCAGGCTATGACGCTGACAAAAGCCTGCTGGATGGGCGTGGAGATGAGAAGGTGGTCTACCGCTTTTGCTCAGTGGCAAAGAAGTCTGACGATTTGATGTACCAGCACTGTGATGCGCAGCAGGGCGCTACAGGTGCAGGTGTTTACATTCGACTGAGACAGAAAGCTGAAGACGCAGGCAGGGAAGGGAAGTGGCAGCGGAGGGTGATCGGGGTGTACTCAGGCCATCagtgggtggaggtggaggggggtgaACAGAGGGACTTTAATGTTGCTGTGAGGATCACCCCTCCCAAATATGCACAGATCTGCCACTGGATCCATGGCGATCCCAGGCATTGTAAAGAGATTTGA